In Plasmodium relictum strain SGS1 genome assembly, chromosome: 6, one DNA window encodes the following:
- the OMPDC gene encoding orotidine monophosphate decarboxylase, putative produces MNLIKKLEKRKDEVNGCLCIGLDPDEYDIRTFMKNEKENGYKNVKNNLSQDGMKIIEIGKEILLESCDNLKEKDELFYFFNHFCFYIINVTKKYALAYKMNFAFYVPYGSIGIDVLKNVFDYLYYINIPTILDMKINDIGNTVKNYRKFIFEYLKSDACTVNMYMGTDILKDICFDEVKKQYYSVFVLIKTTNPGSSIFQNKLSLCNKQSYMVMAEEAHKISKELKMEENNEFIGFVVGSNSFEEMNIIRKQFPDCYILSPGIGAQNGDLYKTLMNGYNKSYEKILINIGRAITKNPNPQQASETYYNQISQILKDLEK; encoded by the coding sequence atgaatttaattaaaaaattagaaaaaagaaaagatgaAGTGAATGGCTGTTTGTGTATTGGTTTAGATCCTGATGAATATGATATCAGAACatttatgaaaaatgaaaaagaaaatggatACAAAAATGTCAAGAACAACTTAAGTCAGGATGGaatgaaaattattgaaATAGGAAAGGAAATTTTGTTGGAATCCTGTGacaatttaaaagaaaaagatgaattattttacttttttaaccatttttgcttttatataattaatgttACTAAAAAATATGCGCTAGcatataaaatgaattttgCTTTTTATGTTCCTTACGGTTCAATAGGTATagatgttttaaaaaatgtttttgattatttatattatattaatataccGACTATTCTcgatatgaaaataaatgatattgGTAATACAGTTAAGAATTACAGAAAATTCATATTTGAGTATTTAAAAAGTGACGCATGCACAGTTAATATGTATATGGGAACggatatattaaaagatatatgCTTTGATGAAgtaaaaaaacaatattatAGTGTTTTTGTTCTTATTAAAACAACTAACCCAGGTTCTTccatttttcaaaataagcTTTCTTTATGTAATAAGCAGTCATATATGGTTATGGCAGAAGAAGCACATAAAATttcaaaagaattaaaaatggaagaaaataatgaatttattgGTTTTGTTGTTGGATCAAATAGTTTTGAAGAAATGAATATAATCAGAAAACAATTTCCTGATTGTTATATTTTATCACCAGGGATAGGGGCGCAAAATGGtgatttatataaaacattAATGAATGGTTATAATAAAAGTTATGAAAAGATTTTGATAAATATTGGAAGAGCCATAACTAAAAATCCTAACCCTCAGCAAGCTTCTGAAACATACTATAATCAAATTAgtcaaattttaaaagatcTAGAAAAATAA